TTAACTAGTTTATTAATTTAATTTAAGGAAATTTGTTTTGTAAAAATGCATTTCTGATTAACTGTTGAAAAATTTATTAATTTGAAAATTCCTAGAGAATTTTCAAAAGTACCTATTTTAGGTAATATTTTGTATTTTAGGTTGTTCTTCTTTCTTGTATTCAAATTTAATCCTGATAAAAAAACAATCAAACACTTTGTTTTGCTATTTACACTGTTTTTAATAAGTTATCCAGTACCACTTTTTTTAGTTATTTTAGTACTAATTTTTACGCTTAAATTTGATTTTTTAATTCATTTTAATACAAAAGTTTTTGATAATTACTTTTTTCGCCATTTTATCGAAGCAATTTTTTACTCGCTTTTGTTGTTGCCTTATTCATATTTGTGTAGTTTTTTCCAAAAAATTTTTAATTTTTACCTAATGAAGAAATGTAAAAAAAATTTAGGTAAAATAGATACAAATAACCAATTTGATTTCTTAGCTAATTTTGATTTTGAAAAAAATTATAATCTTATAAAGAAAAAAAGCGCTTATATTTGAATCAACGTAAGAAAAAAAGATAGATATAACCCTGATAAAATCATTGAAAATATTTTTGTTATGATTGATGGTTTGTGATTAACTACTAGAGTATATTTGCCTTCCTATTATTTTAAAATATTTTTGCACGTCTTCTCATTTAATACAAAAAGCGCTGATTTAAATCCTATTATTAAAAAAAGGCAAGTTCGTTTCTTAATTATTTATCTATTTTCAGTTTTTATAAATTTTATTATGTTTTGATACTCGTTTTGAGTATTAACTTATTCTTTTAGTGTTACAATTTCAGCATTTGATGATTCTCGCTTAATCCTCAACCATATTGTTCTAGTTTTCGTTGCTATTTTTTTAGTGCCACTTATTCTAGATTGGCTAATTAAATTTTTTGTATTTAAAATTTAATTTTTGTAAAGTTTTAAGAGGTTTTAAACACTCAAAAATTTTATAGATTACAATTTTATTGGGTTATTTACTTGTTTTGGTATAATTTTAAATTAACATAGTAATTTAAAATAAAGTAAGAAAAAAAGTTTATTATGCATGAGAATGTTAGTCAAAAATTAAATGGGCAAGTTTTTACACCAGATTTATTGGTTGACCTTATTTTAGACCAAGCTGGTTACAAAGAAAACATACTTAAAAAACATATTATTGATAACAGTTGCGGTAATGGCCAATTTTTAGTTAAAATTATTGAACGTTATTGCAAAGCTTTTTTTAGGGAAAATTCGAATTTAAAATCGCTTAAGCATCAATTAGAAACTTATATTCATGGGGTTGATATTGACGAAAAACATGTAAAAAATGCCATTTTTCGTGCAAATTTAGTTGTTCAAAATTATAAAATTGAAGGGGTAAACTGAGATTTTAAAGCTAAAAATACCCTTGAAATTGACCATTTTAACGGAAAAATGGATTTTGTTGTCGGAAATCCTCCTTATATTCGCATTCATAATTTAAATAATAATAAATCGTTGAAAAATTTTAATTTTTCAACGATTGGCATGACAGATATTTACCTTGCTTTTTATGAAATTGGTATTAAAATGTTAAGTAAAAATGGAATTTTATCTTATGTTAGTCCATCTTCATTTTTTACATCTAAAGCAGGCTCAATTTTTCGAGAATTTTTATACAAAAATAAAATCATAAAATCAGTTGTTGACCACAAACATCATCAATTTTTTAAAGCAACAACTTATACAACGATTTTCACAATTGACAAATCGGTCAGAAATCAAACGGTCGATTATTTTAATTTTGACAATAAAACAAATTCAATTTTTCTTGTTTCTAAATTAGAGTATGAGCAATTTTATTTAGATGATAAGTTTTATTTTTCCACTCCAGAAAAACTAACTTTTCTAAAGGAAATTATTTACAACAAGAAAAAAAGTGATATTAGTATCAAAAATGGTTTAGCAACTTTGGCTGATTCAGTTTTTATTGGTGATTTTGAATTTAATTCTGAATATGTTTTGCCCGTTTTAAAAGCATCAAATGGAAAATGGGCAAAAATAATTTTTCCCTATAATACTAAAAATTTCCAAATTATTTCAGATTCTGAATTAAAACAGCAACTAGAAATTTTTGAACACCTTAGTTTTTTTAAGGAAAAACTTCAAAAGCGTAGCTTTGACCATTCAAATAAGAATTTTTGATATAGTTTTGGTCGAAGACAAGCTATTTCAGACACTGATAAGGAAAGGTTAGTTTTAAATTCATTAGTCAAAGAAAATAAACCTTTAAAAATAAGTTTAATTCAAAAAAACACCTGTATTTATAGTGGTTTTTACATTATAAGCGAGAAAATTGACTATAAGTCAATTGCCGAAAAATTGCAAAGTGAAGTTTTTCTTAACTTTGTTAAATTATTAGGAAAGTACAAAAATGGTGGTTATTATACTTTTTCAACAAAAGATGTTAAAAAATATTTAGACTTTATGTTCGGGACGTAAATGAAAAAATTAAATAATGATTTTTTAGAAATAATTAAAGAAAGTTTTATAACTTATCTTCATAAAGGTTCGTCAAGATCAACTGAAAAAATAAAGATAATTCATAGTTTTGTTGCTAATTCAATGTTGCAAAACTTAGGTCAAGATTTTAAAATATATTCATTAGGTTTTGATAGCGGAAATCAATTTCAAAAAGAAACTAAAATGATTGGCCGGTATTATGATAAAAAAGTAGATATCGGAATTGAATATAAAAACGAAATAATTGCTGGTATAGGTCTTAAGTTTGTTGTGCAAAATTATTTACAAAATTCAATAAATTATTTTGAAAATATGCTTGGAGAAACTGCAAATATTCGTAGTCAAAATGATAAATTATATTTTCAGATCTTAATTATTTTTGAACAGATTCCTTATTTTTCTAAAAATAGAATTAACAAAAAATGGGAAAAATTAAATTATAAGAACTTTCTTAAATATGCAAAACTTTCAACTGAAAATCAATCAGATTTTAGACATATACCTAATAAAGTTTTAATTGTAATTATCAATTTTGTTTGCTTAAATTTAGAAAATAAATCTGAACACAATAATATGTATGAAATTGAAAATTTTGAA
The sequence above is a segment of the Mesomycoplasma ovipneumoniae genome. Coding sequences within it:
- a CDS encoding Eco57I restriction-modification methylase domain-containing protein gives rise to the protein MHENVSQKLNGQVFTPDLLVDLILDQAGYKENILKKHIIDNSCGNGQFLVKIIERYCKAFFRENSNLKSLKHQLETYIHGVDIDEKHVKNAIFRANLVVQNYKIEGVNWDFKAKNTLEIDHFNGKMDFVVGNPPYIRIHNLNNNKSLKNFNFSTIGMTDIYLAFYEIGIKMLSKNGILSYVSPSSFFTSKAGSIFREFLYKNKIIKSVVDHKHHQFFKATTYTTIFTIDKSVRNQTVDYFNFDNKTNSIFLVSKLEYEQFYLDDKFYFSTPEKLTFLKEIIYNKKKSDISIKNGLATLADSVFIGDFEFNSEYVLPVLKASNGKWAKIIFPYNTKNFQIISDSELKQQLEIFEHLSFFKEKLQKRSFDHSNKNFWYSFGRRQAISDTDKERLVLNSLVKENKPLKISLIQKNTCIYSGFYIISEKIDYKSIAEKLQSEVFLNFVKLLGKYKNGGYYTFSTKDVKKYLDFMFGT